TTATCTTAGAAATTTACCAGGCTTCCCCAAAGGATGAAGCTCATCCTGAGTGTCAATCCTGTTTTCTCCAAAATCCGAAGAGCAGCTTCAGCACTAGTTAAGATGTTCTGAAATTCACTGATTTgcgagggtggggagagggtatTTCATTCTCTCACTCAAATTTGGCCGGTAGgaaataagattaaaaacaaaacaaacaaacaaaactagtaaagtcctttttttttttttaaatcaaagatctGCTTTGGAACATGTCTACTTCAATCTGTTGGAAGTGCAATCGGTTTTATGATTCTTCCAGGGCTTATTGATCATCACGGGGGAAATACCAAGGGTAACAGGTATAAACAACGCGGTGCTAAAGGGAAACAAGTTACAACGTTACTGATTTATACATTTCAAACTTTTTCAGACTGAGTAGATTAGGAGTTAGAAGGCCTCATTACAATTACGAGAACCTAACTCTTGGCCAGGGCATTCCTCCTTTCAGAGCAGTTTTTAGACCAGTCGGAGGAAGTGTTTACCGTTCGGGGCGTAACGGGAGAGATGCTAGAGAGATTTAGCACATGAAAGCTCTTGGGGACCAGGAAAACGCTGCTGGGCTCTCCAGGACCAGAGTCCCACAGCCTTCCTCCTCGGCCCTCCACGGCTTTAGCCCGCTCCCTAACGGCCCCTTCCCGCAAGGACCCCCCCTCTCCGCTCCCTGCCACAGTGAACTGAGATCCAGAGCTCTGTACCGTGGAGGAGGCTCGTGAGGAAGCCATGCTGGGCTCCGGAGCCGCCAAGCCCAGCGAAAGCCGCGCTCAAGGTTTCAGACCGTCCACCGCGCGCCTAGCAAAGCGGAAGTGCATCACCTGCCGGAAGTGGGTCAAGAGCAGTCGCGGCGCCCTAGGGGCGCGGGGCATGACGGGAGTCGTAGTAGCAAAGTTTCTGGccgaatgggggggggggggcgtgatCTACAGCGCTTCCGAGAAGCTCGCAGAAGACGAGGTTCTGCGTGAAGGGAGGTGCAGAgcaggctgggaaatgtagttcggTGGACTCTGCACCAGATTCGTGGTGGGAGCCCAGGTTCCGGGAAGGGGCCAAAGCTTGAAAAGAGGTAAGTGCGCGGAGTCGCGCGGTTCGGCGCTGAACTGTGGGGCGAACCTAGGTCCCGGGCTTATTCGAGGCTTTCGGTGGTCTCTGTGCAGAGGGGCATGTTGCCATGGAAACTCTCTTCAGAGCTTGAGTGCAACTTTGCAGCTGCGGGAGGAGGGATGTCCGGAAGTCCTCCCGGGGGCCCCTCGGAGCTGGGCGAATTCGCGGTGGATTTGGGCCGCAGCAAGATTAAGCTGGAAGAGCCCTCTAGCGCCAGAGTAAAATAAAGACGTGGCGGAGGAGCTTCGGCctgattttgttgttgattttgttttgttgtcttcAGCCTGTTCTTTGTGTCGGATAGAGAATGAGATGATGGGTAAGAAGGCTTCAGGTAAACTGCGTGCAGCTCTCTCCGTACGGCCCAGTGCTCCGCCGTGTTGGGGCATCAGAGATGAACAGGACAAGGTTTTCTCCCCTGTAAGGCGGGTGGGGGAAGTCTCAAAATACTCGTGTTTGCGGAAGGGCAGATTCCCTCCCCAACCCTGTCCCCTGGaacagttaaaaaataatagcGCTTTATTCTTTGAGCGCTTTACTAAATACCAAGTTATGTTCCAGGACCTTACCGTGCATTACGTCAATTAACTCATACaacagaatatagaaagaaaccAAGATCCAGTGAGAAATGGCGCTAATCGTTCAGGATCGGTAACGTAGTGGGATCTGAACCTCGGCCTTCGCCTGGAGAGCCTGCACTTTTAACTATTACTCTATACTGCCGCCTCCTGGCAAGGTTTTCACTGTGCCCCTCACCCCACCCAgctagtttttttgttgttgttttttctctaagcatcccttccccatccccttcGGGCTTTGGCTTCctctatcatttctttattttgcactCTGGCAGAAGATAGTATCAGAATTAGTACAAAACAATTTGAAATGTCATGTGTTAGTGTTTTGTGTTGATAATATCACCTGTATCTATCCAAAACCCcatgggaaaaagaaatgtttcttcctTTGTATACTTCACTGTCCTTTGTTTCATCCTAGATAAATATGACAGTAATTTCTATCTGTACATACTTTAATAAAACTGTCATTTGCATCAttgtcatttaatcctcactatATTGACCTATGTATGATTTTTATAAGAGGCCAACATTATCAACCAAAATGAACAGCTTTCTTCCACTTATGTATCTGTAAAATTGGGATAATTTTGCTAGCCTCACAGAGTTTTTGcattaaataagaatataaagaatgGGAATGCAAAAGCCTTGCACAGAGCCCAAGGAgagttcattttcctttctttctttctttgtatctcTTATTTTATTCAAACGTTTATCGACTGCTTCTTAGATATATACTCTACTGGATGCCGTGGAGAATATAAAGATGATGTCTTCAGTAGATGTTAAACTCAACTGGGGGagtgttttgttttctcaaaaaatGGTGTTTGTTAACACAAGCATTGCCTCGTGGAGTGCCCTCTTGAGCCTCAGTGTGCACTTATCTCTCTACCTGCCCTTCAGAAATCAGCCAGGACATCATTTCCCGCAAGACACCTCTCCTAACGTCCCTGTCCACCATATGCACCCTGGCCTGGCTTGGGTGCCTGTGTGATAGCATTGAATCACCCTCATCAGAGTTGTCCTTTATACCGTGTTgcaattttctgtttccttgtctgTTTTCCCGACAGATTGCGACTGTGCCTTTTAACTCTGTAGCTGGAACACAGGAAGTTTGTTTAATGAATGACTTCTCCATTTAAGATTTCCTTAGATCCTGAGGATAATCCTGTGAATTGGTGAGTTCACAGTTTCCATGAGATTTGGCAAACTGACTTTAGCATCATAATCTCTGATGATTCTTTTGTACAGCAGATTAAATTTAATAGTTTGTTCATTCTGCCCCTAACTCTACCCAATTAAGATGtgatagctttatttatttatttgagatggagtcttgctatgttcctcaggctggccttgaactcctgggctcaagcattTCTGAGTAGCTGGAGcaacaggcatatgccaccaccaccacactgCTCCTAAATGTGACTGGAGCTCTAGGTTTAAGTGACTGCTGCCTAGAATTCGCTATCATAGGCAGCTTGCTCGCTGTTGTAAGTTCTTCAGAAATGAGAGTATCTTGGAATTACAGGGTTGTGGATCTCCATCATGTAATAAAAATCTAGTAATTAGACATCTGAAGACTTTACAAGTCTATGTGTAAAtcaaaatgagttttttaaatacCTCCATTCACCTTAGATGCTTACAACTTGATCTTATACTTGTAACTGAGACTTATCACCTgcagtttttcttcctctttgccaTTTTGAACAGAGTTGAAAATAGTTCAGAAGTTCATCAGGTCTGGCTTAGTGTTGATTTCAGTATGCTGCGACGGAAACCAACGCGCCTGGAACTGAAGCTTGATGACATTGAAGAGTTTGAGAGCATTCGGAAGGACTTGGAGGTAAGAATACAACTTTCAAACCCTTAGGAAATACTTCAAACAATAACTTCTGAACCTTAGACTCCTACACCATCAGCTTATTTGAAGTCGATCTGAATGTTTTATAGACATCTCAAATTTAATGTGACTGCTGTAACAAAGCACTACGAACTTGGTGACttgaaaacagaaatttgttcTTTGCAGTTCTATAGGCCACAAATTTGAAGTTAGTATCATTGGGTTAAAATCTAGGAAGGTGTTAGCAGGACCATGCTCCCTCCAGAGGCTGTAGGCTCTTCTGTCTTCTGGAGGCTGCTGGTGTTCCTTGATTGTGGCCATTCTTTCCTCCCTGGTACAGTTcccactttttttctgtttgtgaagtctccctctgcctccctttaTAAGCATATATGTAATTCCTTTTAGGGTTTACCtgaataatccaggataatcccCATCTCAAATTCCTTAATTTAATCATATTTGCAgagttttttgctttgttttgttttgtttttgcttttgtttttgtttttcacataagGCAAAATTTGTAGGTTCTGGGAAATTAGGACCTGATAGCCTTGGGGGCCATTATTCAGCTTACTGAACttaacatgttaaaaaataacaagaagatAAAACTCACTTTCtcaggttggggttgtggctcagtggtagagtgtttccctagcatttgtgaggccctgggttcgatcctcagcaccacataaaaataaataaataaaataaaggcattgtgtccatccagaactaaaataaatattaaaaaacaaaacaaagcttgATTTCTCTATCAAACCAGTCATCCCATTCAGTGTCTGTCCCAGTTGCTCAGGCCAGAAACTTAGCATTCATTTTTGAGTCCTTTTCCCtcattctttatattaaatttgTCTGTAAATCATCTGATTCTAGACATCTAGAATCTACCTTTTCATCTCCACAGTTACAACCCAGTAACCATCTCTCCctatacaattttaaaagctaGCTagcttgagttttcttttcttttttccccttcagcactggggattgatctAGCttgtccatgctaggcaagttctctacttctgagctgcattcccagctctttttagtttattttgagacactctcactaagttgcccagactgtcctcaaaacttgcagtcctcctgcctcagatgtGTGGCACCATACCTAGCCTTTTGGTAGCTTTCTAAATGAtctttttacttccatttttctctaatCAATCCATTCTCTATCAGGTATCtagaatgatttttaatttttttttccaggatgcGTCTTTCCTCTTAAAAACTCCTCAGTGGTTTTTTGCACTTGGAATAAAATCTGTAAGATGCTGTATGTCCTAGTTCCTCTCCAGTTTCACCTCCTACCTTTTTTCTCTCTATCCTAAACACACTGActtcttgcatttttttattttttttttgaacattcCAAACTATTGATCTTTTCCATGACCTTTGCAcatattatttcctttgcctGGAGTGCTCCCTTTCTTCCAATCTTAGTCTATCTCCTCCTCCTTGGTCTGAGAggcctcatttaaaaaaaaaaaaaaaattaaatatgcttttagatgtcgatggacctttattttattatttttatgtggtactgagaattgaacccagtgcctcacacatgttaggcaagcgctctaccactgagcaacaaccccagctgCAAGACAGGTCTCATTTGACCCTATCCAAGTTAGGTGTATCCTTCTTGTCCATACTACCTTCATCTCATTAGGGTCTCATGAAACATCATACTTTTTTCATAGCACTTCTTATAATTTgcaattatttgtttattgtaaaattatttaacattgGGAACCTTGATTGAAGAAATCATGCCTGTCTTCTTCACCATTGTGTTCCCagcatatatagtatatagtaggagcttaatacatattttaaatgtgactttGCCAAACAGTATAAGATGTCTACTAATAAGACTTAAATTCTTCCTTGGTTTTCAGGATAAGGTTGAAATGCCCTAGTGCGGCACATGCGGCCTCTGTGACCAGGTCTTTATTTATCTCTCCACTTTATCTTCCACTGCTGGGTTATCTTGAACTTGGATCTCTGTGATTGTTCCCAAAGGGAGAGCTCATTACAagtcttattttcatttactgtcctgttagatattttatattgtatGGCAAGGGACCTTATCTCTTCCATGTATCCATGAACATGGTTGACTTTACTACATATTGTATACATTTCATATTAAGACTGTAACAgatttctttccccctttcttcaTCCCAGCAAACTTTAGTGTTCTCCAaatatcatctttttcttttaagaacttATATTGatagtgtattatttttttttaaatgttttttagtcatagatggacacaatgcctttattatttatttatttatttttatgtggtgctggggattgaacgcactGTCTCCCACTTGCTAGGTGAgcgcataaccactgagccataaccccaaccctGATAGTGTATtattaaggataaattttaagTATGATTTAAGTTTCAGTTGTAATGAGTCACATGAAATGCTAACATATGAACTTTGACTTTGCACAGTAGCTTACCATTGAGTTAGTCTTCGTCTGAAGACAATTATCTAGCAGATTTGACCTGTTTTAGAGCAACTTAAAAAGGAGGGACAATTTTGCCATAAACTAAAATGAAACCAGTAGAAAACTGGTACTCTATTTATTTACTGAAATTAAGTTTGATTACACTAGGATGACTCTAGATTCTGGACCAGCAGTGTTCATAGTAGGAaaccttttaaataatttcattccaGTTGGGTATCCTCAGAATGGTAGAATCCTTtgctttttagaatttgtttttgtAACAGTGTTTAGGTAGAACTTTCTAATGTTACTTATTGGTAGTGTAGACTGACTAGAAGTAATCAGAAAAACCATTATATTTCTCACATAAAAGATACCTTCAGAAAGTTTTGGATTTGGGAGCTGGGGgcataattcagtggtaaagcacttgccaagTGTGCATGAGGCTTgatttcaattctcagcactgcagaacaaagaaaaaagagagtttGGATATtggaatatttcagattttggatttttgaattagggatgctcaatctgTATAGTTCATGTGAATATTCCAAAATCCGAAAacctccaaaatctgaaatacttcaaGACCCAAGCATTTCAGGTTAGGTATATTCAATCCATGTGTTCTCTGATTCATTGTAATACTTTGATGTTGGCAGCTAGGTGCTCACACTTCATCAGCAGGTGGTATACAGTGGTGGTAATTCTAGGGATGTGAGCACTCTTCTAGTAAGGCACTCCAGATTAAACCTTGGTTTGCTGCTTTGGAGAAGGTTATCATCCAATACCATTTTTGCAGTCAGGTGGTGGTACTTAGGGCATAATTGTTAGTCTCTTTTTGAAAATGATCAAACTTACTTAAAACATCCTTTATGAATTCTATAGTCACTTGTGATTTCAGAGCCAAACCTTTATCTGAAAGCAGAATGAAGCCTGGATTCTTTCTCTTCGTCCTATATTGAACTCGAGTTGAAGGAATCAAGTCTTATCTCAAAATGGCAGTGAAACTGTCACCTGATCACCCCCAGCTCAGGATGCTGATTGCTGCTGCCCCAGGAGAGAGAAGGGCCATGATCCAAAAGCACCAGAGCAGTTGGGAAAACTATTGGTGGTCTAAGCTTTCTTTAAAAGTACAGATGATAATTTGagagaacatttgaaaaaatgaggCATATTTACAGATTGTGTTGGTAATGAGAGATTCCCAAATAAAATGTTCCAGGGGTTTTGGTTTTGTGACTTCTTTTTGTGTTAAAAGGGTGGTTGAGGAGCTGGGGttggttgtagcttagtggtagaggattgccatgcatgtgtgaggccctgggtttgatcctcagcactatgtaaaataagtaaagaaaataaaaggtattgtgtccatctacaactaagaaaaaaaaaaaaaagggtggatGAATGTGTGTGTGACCATACAAGGCTCATGGATATGAAGCAGAACCAAAGAGCTATTTCCAGAGAGGATTCTGTAAGCCTGGTGGACATCTAACAGTGAAGAAAATTTTTTGATGTTCATGATACAGTAATAAAGTTGCCGTTCAGATATACCACACTATTAATGAGCATAATTATAAAGTGAAAAGGCcttttctagggctggggttgtggctcaggggtagagtgcttgcctagcacttgtgaggcactgggttcactccccagcaccacataaaaaactaaataaacaaaacaaaggtattgtgtccatctacaactaaaaatatttttttttaaaaatgatctcttTCTAATAAGAGATTCATTCTGCTGAATCACAAATAAATCAGGGATGCCACTGATCTGTCAACTTTATGGGTTGTAGAAGAAactttggaggtggtggaagtaATTTTGGCcatggtggaaactttaaaaaaaaattttttttgttgtagatagGCACACtacctttatattattattattatttttaagtggtgctgaggctcaaaccaaGGGCCttacacgtgccaggcaagcactctacccttgagccacaaccccagcccccagggtgGAAACTTTGGTGGAAGAAAAGATTAtaatggtggaggtggtggcagcAGAGGGAGTTATGGAGATGCTGTGATGGCTGTCACAGGGTGGTCCTGGTTATATTAGTAGAGAGGGCTGTGGTAATACGGAAACCATGGTAGCAGATGTATGATGGTTGCAGTGGAGGAAATTTTGGAAGTGGTAACTATGGTGGGTGATGGGAACTGTgatgattttggaaatttttgtgGAAAATATAGTTGAATTATGGACCCCACAAAAGGGGGCAGCTGTGGTGGAAGATGTTCCCTAAGCAAGTCCCTATGGTGATGGATATGGTAGCAGAGGGTTCTAAACACAGCAGAAAAGCTACGGTTCTTAGGAGAGAACGGGCCAGTTGTCAGGAATGCTACAAGTTAGTTGGAGACAGTTGTCCCAAATGCATTAGAGAGACTGTAAAAATCTGCCGCAGAAAGAATAATGGTCCACAGTCAGAAAGGTCACTGCAGTTTAAACAGGAACCCCTTGTTCAGGTCTGTCAGGAGCCACAGTTGCAGCAAGAGCAGCTGTTGATTAATGCAGGGTAGGGTCAGTTCCACATACACTAAGGTCTTGTATCTGTTGCagcttttttctccccttttcattACATTATGAATATTGCCCTATAAATTGCGGTGGCAGtaccaagaattaaaaaaaaagaaagaaagcaaaataggaaatttagaaagaaaattaaaaataaactaaaacgaAGCCCCCAAACACACATCTTTTAAGAGACATAAACCTTTGTAGACTTGTGGGCTCATGGAGTCAGTCAGGCTGTAGGTTTTTGATGGTTGTTTTACTGCCTATTATTTTCCCATGTGTTCTCTTGAATAGTGCATTTGCTGAAACACCTTTGGTCCCCTCGTCTGCTCTCCTGTCTTTCTAGTCGCAGCTTCCTGCCCTGACCCTCCACAGCCCCAACTCTGCTTTGAGTTTGGCAGTGTGGGCCTCCCTCTGTCATAGCCCCGATCACCCTATATTATTGTAGTCTATTTGCTTGTTTCCCTATTAGCCCATGACGTCCTGGAGCGTTAGAGTCTCTTATCTTTTATCACTGCATGCCTGCATCTCTCTTGTACCCATCAATATCTTAAACCTAGGAtttgggtttattattttttgatcctAAACCCTACCCTTTAACACAGCCCATTTAGTACATGATGAGTGCTACATAAAcatttgctaatttaaaaaatgttgttttaaatccTAAAAATTTTTATACTTGCAGACCCgtaagaaacagaaggaagacgTGGATGTCGTAGGAGGCAGTGATGGAGAAGGAGCCACTGGGCTCAGCAATGACCCCAAGAGCCGGGAACAAATGATTAATGAACGAATTGGTTATAAACCCCAACCCAAGCCCAGCAATCGCTCATCTCAATttggaaattttgaattttagagaTGGATTCTTTTGCATGTCAGAGCCCTGGAATGGAATAAAATGACGGCAGAAGTACAATCAGATTTAGAGAATTGAGTGCTTGCAGTCAAGCAGAATGTTTTACCTCCTGTAGAGAGAAATCACTTCTGCATGAAATTACTCATGTTCAACTTTCACTCTAAGCTGGAATCTGAACTCTGGTTTGTTTCTGGAATATCTAACTCTATAAAActatctgatttttgtttttaaaaataaatatatttttggaaaaacaTGAGACATCCTTGATGAAGCATAGTGGGACTGCTAACCCCTGGGCTTTAAAAGGTAATTGCTGCTGGGTGTGGttgtgcaaacctgtaatcctagtgacttgggaggctcaggtaggagaatcgcaactttgaggccagtctgggcaacttagttaaCAATCCCCATTACAGGGTGGGGGTGGTAATATTATCCTTTGTCTTTACTTAGAGACCCAAAGCACACAATCTTCTGTTGATCCACTTTAACTACTTTATTCAGCAAGAACTGAATGCCTACCACGTGCCAATCAGCAAAGATCCCTGCCTTCTTGGAGATTAGAGTCTAGTGACTTTGTGTCAAACCTGAACAAGTTGTAGGTGCCAGAGCTGATTACAGAACGGCTTTGTAACTGGTATTGGGTGTAACTTTGGGAGGACAGGCAGTGGAGCAAAATATGAAGGATTCTCCTAACAGTGATAcagttatttcaatttttctttctcaacttGCCTAAGAATTTTTCCAGTGGGAACCCATTCAAGAGCAGCTCAGAGGATAATTTCAAATTGTGTCCTACTGTTTTCATCATTAAATTCAATGGCAGGGAACCACCAGCCGTGGTATTAATCACTTCTGGAATCATCAGTTCTAAAGAGAATTGATGGATTTTGCCTAGCCTTTTTGGGATAGTTTAAGTCTGAGTGCAGGAGATGGAAGGGGAGAATGGGATTGTTTCCGTTTTTACTCCAGACATCCTTACAAAACTTTTGTTCTTCCAGTTTTATCTAGGATTCACCAGTTGTTACCTTACTGTCTTAAAAACAGTTGTAATGAAACCCCAAGACTCAGGCTCCAGATAGGGAAATCAAGTTATATTCTATTGAAGCCTGTAAAGGCCTATGGAAAGGGGAAAACCCcaatcaaacaaaaaacccacaaataaaccaaaagaGGGAGGACCAAGACTCTGCCTTAGTCTTTGAACTTATGACTTCCCAGCATGAATTGTCACAGAAGCATGAAAACATTGTGGTTCCCATCTTCCTTATCTCCACTAATAGCCAGCACTGACGGATGCTTTGTGCAGATCACCTTGTTAATCTTAACACATATAAAGAGGGTACTTTATTCTATTACAGGAGGTAAAACTAGAGCTCAGCAGTTGAGTGGTAGGGTTGAGTTTGAATGCAGGCAGTCTGCTTTCTGAACCCATGCTTCTAGACTTCCTTGTTCTTCCTCAGCAAAGTCTAAGAAAGGGAGGATATTGGATAAAATGAGAGATTGCTGTTTACAGGTCTCAGGGTATTTCCACACCATTTtataaataggatgagataattACTACATTAGTAATTAGGGCTTGTTGCAACTATAAATCCTTTGGCACAACTGAAATGACATGTATCAATTCTGCATTAGGATCTGTTCAGTTCTGGATGCCCCAAACTGAGGAAGTTGATCATATGCTTATAAAGAGATACTAACCTGATCCAGAAGAGAGAACCTTTCATTTTCTCGAAAACTGATGGAACAATATAATCAGTAGGTAACAAAAATATACTATGCCTTGGATGCCTAATGCAATGAGGGGCTGCTATTGCCTTCCtctaaatgagaaaactaaggtttACACATTGTTAGAGTAATTTTCCTAAGGTGACTTTGCTAGTAAGTGGTGGAGGCTAAATTCAAACCCATTGTCTCTGAAGTGCAATATTATGTTTAAAGGAAAAGACTAGGAGTAGAACTGAATGGGAAGATGCCCACTGGGGGCCAGCAGGAATCGCAAATAACAGAACATTCTGGTGTTTCCAAAGGAATAGATGGGTCAATGCTCATTGCAAGTTTGCTAGTAAACTTTGGAAATGGCTCGGAGCCTCCTGTCTGATGGCATAAACACAGGAAGGGATTGTGATGTGACAAaagttaggttttgtttttttttggggggtaccagggattgaactcaggggcacttgaccactgagccagccctattttgtattttatgtggatacagggtttcactgagttgcttagtgccttgattttgctgaggctggctttgaactcacgatcctcctgcctcagcctcccaagctactgggattacagccatgcaccattgtgcccagcaaaAAGTTAGCTTTAAAATGCAGAAATCCTTGGTGTACTGGAATACCTGCAGCTTCATTAAGACCCTGTCTTTCATGCAAAGAGTCAGGTGGATCTTGTGGCATGTACTAGCTCATGGGAGAGTGAGATGAAAATGACGGGATCATGCCACCTAAGAGGTTCCGACATCTTAAAAACCCATGGTGATGGCCAGGCTCTGTGCAGACTGTAAAAAGACCAGCTTCTGATAATCATTCTGAATAGAAAGACATGcgcagaagtaaaataaaatcaaaatatttattttgttcttttgcacATGACATGTTAAAACATTCCTACTACAGCAATACTGCTCTCCAGGAGCTGACAATCTAAGACAGTCAACGTGAATTGTAGACCCAGTGATTAAGGCATTATATCAAATGCAGACTTTGTATCTTTAGATGTATCTTCTGAAGAAGCAGCTGGAGGGGGCAggatgaaaattaaatgacatgAACATGTACCCCCTGCCTCACCCCCAGGTCTTTAAAAGGAACCCCTTGTGACAGGAACCTACATACCCACGGACTGAAAGGGAATTCTGGGCAACCCTAGATAGCAGTAGTGAAGAGAATCTTTATTTCTATTCTCCTGGTGGACAAGTGGACTCCATGTTTGTGGGCATTGTTCCTCCATCATAGACTGGGGCAGCACCTACAATTTTATAACTCTGGGGAGGGTAACAGGTAGCCCTTTACCCAGCCTTAAGAGAAATTCTAGTGGGGCAGTTGCTTCTAAAAGCATACTTAAGGTCTCTACAGGCTGATACCAACTTCTGACTGGCATTTATATCCAGTGTAGCAATGCCCACTGCATCAGGAGAGCTGGGAAGATTTAACAGACTAGACCGTGTGGGAGAAAAGGTAGGGAAGAGGAGAGCAGAGTAAGGGTCCAAGAAATGGGGATACAGTTTTCTAGTAGATATGaatagggaaggaggaaaagagaagtttAGAATCCAAAAAAGTCAGAGGTCAGGCAGTAAATTCTAAATGATGCAGAAGTGAAAACCACTGAGATAAAGCTAGAGTGATGGAACTGAACTCAAGCTTTCACGTTTTTCACCTTCCCTAGCTTTATCCTTTGGCAACCTAGTCTGAGGATCTCTAAAATTCAGTCTTTTTAGATTTTCTCCACCCTGAACACCGAAGACATGTCCCAAACTGAGGTTTCTTGGTGAGTTTAAAATTCACAGCACTTTGTCTAGCTAGCCTTGATTTTTCTCATCTCACTGATAAGATCCTGTTTCTGGAAGGTAGTTTATAGTAGCTCATGTTGAGATTTCTAGAGAGCACCAGAGTCACGACTGAGCATTGATTCTTACATTTTCCTCATGGTTTTATTATCCCTTGGCTCTGACACGACAGGCTATTTCCACCTTAATGCTGGGCTCCTCAGCACCGGTCATTCCTGGCTCATGCTAAGTATCAGCACTACAAGTGGATGAAATGAGAGAAAAGCACAAAGCTCTAAGTGCTGCTTCTTGGAT
The Sciurus carolinensis chromosome 14, mSciCar1.2, whole genome shotgun sequence DNA segment above includes these coding regions:
- the Cdc26 gene encoding anaphase-promoting complex subunit CDC26; the protein is MLRRKPTRLELKLDDIEEFESIRKDLETRKKQKEDVDVVGGSDGEGATGLSNDPKSREQMINERIGYKPQPKPSNRSSQFGNFEF